A stretch of the Bacillus sp. B-jedd genome encodes the following:
- the glpK gene encoding glycerol kinase GlpK produces the protein MEKFILSLDQGTTSSRAIIFNKAGEIVHVAQKEFTQHFPKPGWVEHNANEIWGSILAVIASALSESNIKPEQIAGIGITNQRETTVVWDKETGTPVYNAIVWQSRQTSEICDELKEKGYNDLFREKTGLLIDAYFSGTKVKWILDNVEGARKKADEGKLLFGTIDTWIIWKLSGGRAHVTDYSNASRTLMFNIYNLKWDEELLEILNVPKSMLPEVRPSSEVYAHTVDYHFFGKEVPIAGAAGDQQAALFGQACFETGMAKNTYGTGCFMLMNTGEKAVRSENGLLTTLAWGLGGKVEYALEGSIFVAGSAIQWLRDGLRMLKNAKDSEEYAKRVESTDGVYVVPAFVGLGTPYWDSEVRGAVFGLTRGTSKEHFVRATLESLAYQTKDVLSSMEADSGIELKTLRVDGGAVMNNLLMQFQSDILNVPVERPVINETTALGAAYLAGLAVGYWESQEEIASQWAINHSFEPEMALEKCEELYVGWKKAVNAAMAFK, from the coding sequence ATGGAAAAATTCATTTTATCATTAGATCAGGGAACGACAAGTTCAAGGGCGATCATTTTTAATAAAGCTGGTGAGATTGTTCATGTGGCTCAGAAAGAGTTTACACAGCACTTTCCAAAACCGGGCTGGGTAGAGCACAATGCAAATGAAATTTGGGGATCAATTCTGGCCGTTATCGCAAGTGCCCTTTCAGAGTCGAATATCAAACCTGAGCAAATAGCTGGAATCGGGATAACAAACCAACGAGAAACGACTGTTGTCTGGGACAAAGAGACTGGAACTCCGGTTTATAACGCCATTGTTTGGCAATCCCGTCAAACAAGTGAAATCTGCGATGAATTGAAAGAAAAAGGTTATAATGATTTATTCAGAGAAAAAACAGGTCTTCTGATTGATGCTTATTTCTCTGGAACAAAGGTTAAATGGATTCTTGACAATGTTGAAGGAGCCAGGAAGAAAGCGGATGAAGGTAAATTGCTTTTTGGTACAATCGATACATGGATTATATGGAAGCTCTCCGGAGGACGTGCCCATGTAACGGATTATAGCAATGCGTCTAGAACGCTTATGTTCAATATTTACAATCTTAAATGGGACGAAGAACTTCTTGAAATTTTGAACGTGCCAAAATCCATGCTTCCTGAAGTAAGGCCATCCTCTGAAGTATATGCTCACACGGTCGATTATCACTTTTTTGGCAAGGAAGTCCCGATTGCGGGAGCTGCGGGTGACCAGCAGGCTGCATTGTTTGGCCAGGCGTGTTTTGAAACAGGAATGGCCAAAAACACTTACGGAACTGGCTGCTTCATGCTCATGAACACTGGAGAAAAGGCTGTTAGATCAGAAAATGGCCTATTGACAACATTGGCGTGGGGATTAGGTGGCAAGGTTGAATATGCACTTGAAGGAAGCATTTTCGTAGCTGGGTCAGCCATCCAATGGCTCCGTGATGGATTAAGAATGCTGAAAAATGCGAAGGACAGCGAGGAATATGCCAAAAGGGTGGAATCTACTGATGGAGTATACGTGGTTCCCGCCTTTGTAGGGCTTGGTACACCTTATTGGGACAGTGAAGTCAGAGGTGCGGTTTTTGGCCTTACCAGAGGAACCAGCAAAGAACATTTCGTAAGGGCTACTCTTGAGTCCCTTGCTTATCAGACTAAAGATGTACTTTCTTCCATGGAAGCTGATTCCGGTATTGAACTCAAGACACTCCGCGTTGATGGCGGTGCGGTCATGAATAATTTACTGATGCAATTCCAAAGTGACATCCTTAATGTCCCTGTCGAGCGGCCGGTCATTAATGAGACAACCGCTTTAGGAGCCGCGTACTTGGCCGGACTTGCTGTGGGTTATTGGGAGAGCCAAGAGGAAATTGCCTCCCAATGGGCAATAAACCATTCTTTTGAACCTGAAATGGCTTTAGAAAAATGCGAAGAGCTTTACGTGGGGTGGAAGAAAGCCGTAAATGCAGCAATGGCTTTTAAATAA
- a CDS encoding amino acid permease gives MEKTKKGLSAGHLTMMALGSVIGGSFFLGSSVAIQAAGPSILLSYILGGVLIYFILYSLSEMTVADPTAGSFSTFAARELGPGTGFVVGWLYWTGTVLSMSSEAAAISILVREWYPNVSIAVLGTCIIIGVTLLNLLGADKLGKLESGLAAVKLLAIVFFILTAMVLITGFLPDVAPIGVGELANEPLMPGGIKGIAGSMLLVVFAYAGFEIIGLAASEAENPVKTIPKAIRNTVLGLSGLYILYAIVLLPLIPTATLNENVSPMVASLDRWGIGWAGSAINFVLISAILSAMLAAIFGLGRMIRSLVAEGHAPLWLKDERDVPYRGILFSGVAMLAGLGFGLLFPRVYLVLITTGGFALLFTYAAIIASHIRFRKKHGCPPEGNCQMPGFPHASWIALIGIIVILLSMPLIPGQGTGLIAGLAMVAFYSVVYFAVKMKTRPRGKSNTYRPAYMAEVSEELAGKINNRKKDD, from the coding sequence ATGGAGAAAACAAAAAAAGGACTTTCAGCGGGGCATTTAACAATGATGGCGCTTGGGAGTGTCATCGGGGGTTCCTTTTTCCTCGGCTCGTCAGTCGCGATTCAGGCAGCCGGCCCCTCGATTTTACTTTCCTACATATTGGGCGGCGTTCTCATTTATTTTATTCTCTATTCATTGTCTGAAATGACAGTCGCGGATCCCACCGCCGGCTCTTTCAGCACATTCGCGGCCAGAGAGCTTGGGCCTGGCACTGGCTTCGTCGTCGGCTGGCTTTATTGGACGGGAACGGTTTTGTCGATGTCGAGTGAAGCGGCCGCCATTTCCATCCTGGTCCGTGAATGGTATCCGAACGTTTCGATTGCGGTTCTTGGAACTTGCATCATCATAGGGGTCACATTACTGAACCTCCTCGGTGCGGATAAGCTTGGCAAACTGGAGAGCGGACTCGCAGCGGTAAAACTGTTGGCGATCGTGTTCTTTATTTTGACGGCGATGGTCTTAATTACAGGGTTCCTTCCTGATGTTGCTCCCATTGGGGTAGGCGAGCTTGCGAACGAGCCGTTGATGCCTGGCGGAATTAAGGGGATTGCGGGAAGCATGCTGCTTGTCGTATTCGCGTATGCGGGTTTTGAGATTATCGGGCTGGCCGCTTCCGAGGCGGAAAATCCGGTGAAAACAATCCCAAAAGCAATCCGGAATACCGTTCTTGGACTGTCAGGCCTTTATATCTTATACGCAATTGTCCTGCTGCCGCTCATTCCGACAGCGACTTTGAATGAAAATGTAAGTCCGATGGTCGCTTCCCTTGACAGGTGGGGGATTGGCTGGGCCGGCTCCGCGATCAACTTCGTGTTAATCTCCGCGATCCTTTCCGCTATGCTTGCTGCTATTTTCGGGCTTGGCAGAATGATCCGTTCCCTTGTCGCCGAAGGCCATGCACCACTATGGCTGAAGGATGAAAGGGATGTCCCATACAGGGGAATCTTGTTTTCGGGAGTCGCCATGCTCGCGGGCCTGGGCTTTGGCCTTTTATTCCCCAGGGTCTATCTCGTCCTGATTACGACGGGAGGCTTCGCGCTGCTGTTTACGTATGCGGCCATCATTGCCAGCCACATCCGTTTTCGCAAAAAGCACGGCTGCCCGCCTGAAGGCAATTGCCAGATGCCCGGCTTTCCGCACGCTTCGTGGATTGCGCTCATTGGCATTATCGTCATCTTGCTAAGCATGCCCCTCATTCCCGGGCAGGGAACAGGCCTGATCGCCGGTCTTGCCATGGTAGCGTTTTATTCAGTCGTGTACTTTGCAGTAAAAATGAAGACCCGGCCCAGAGGAAAATCGAACACCTACAGACCGGCATACATGGCAGAAGTGTCTGAAGAATTGGCCGGGAAAATCAATAACAGGAAAAAAGATGATTAA
- a CDS encoding ABC transporter ATP-binding protein — protein sequence MRKLMRYLKPFAITTAAVLVLVFLQSLAELYLPTLMADIVDKGVVNGDSAYIWKIGGYMLLVAAGGMACSIAASYYSARIASGFGRNLRSKVFSHVSGFSLHEFDQIGTSSLITRTTNDITQVQQVLVMMLRMMVMAPMMCIGGIIMAVSKDAKLTLVLAVSLPILVLAIAILAKKGLPLFKAMQKKLDNLNRVLRENLTGIRVVRAFNRIEHEKKRFDVANLDLTETAIKVNKLMASLMPIMMILLNLTTVAIIWFGGIRIDNGHMQVGDLMAFIQYAMQIMFSLIMVSMMFVMIPRASVSAGRISEVLGLTADISDPERPMEPMAGRGLVEFKDVTFRYPGAELPVLSNISFTMRPGETTAVIGGTGSGKSTLVNLLPRFYDIETGQILIDGVDIREMKQEDARSRIGFVPQQAVLFSGTIAENIRFGKEDATDEEIRYAAKIAQAEDFIEEMPDGYDSVISQGGTNVSGGQKQRLAIARALVRRPEIYVFDDSFSALDFKTDSKLREALKNETKDSSVLIVAQRVSTIMDADQIIVLDEGEIAGIGKHKELLETNKIYREIVMSQLSEEEIA from the coding sequence ATGAGAAAATTAATGAGATATTTAAAACCTTTCGCAATCACAACAGCCGCCGTCCTTGTTCTCGTCTTTCTTCAATCGTTAGCCGAGCTTTATCTGCCGACATTAATGGCCGATATAGTTGATAAGGGCGTCGTGAATGGGGATTCGGCGTACATTTGGAAAATAGGCGGCTACATGCTGCTTGTCGCCGCGGGCGGAATGGCATGTTCCATCGCTGCAAGCTATTACTCGGCCAGAATCGCGTCTGGATTCGGTAGGAATTTGCGAAGTAAAGTATTTTCACATGTCAGCGGCTTTTCGCTGCATGAATTCGACCAGATCGGTACGTCCTCGCTCATTACCCGGACGACCAATGACATCACCCAAGTCCAGCAAGTGCTGGTCATGATGCTTCGAATGATGGTCATGGCGCCGATGATGTGCATTGGCGGGATTATCATGGCCGTTTCTAAAGATGCGAAACTGACACTTGTGCTGGCCGTTTCCTTGCCAATTCTTGTTTTGGCCATAGCGATTCTTGCCAAAAAAGGGCTGCCTTTATTCAAAGCGATGCAGAAAAAGCTTGATAATTTAAACCGGGTCTTGAGGGAGAACCTGACAGGCATCCGTGTTGTTCGTGCTTTTAACAGGATTGAACATGAGAAAAAACGCTTTGATGTGGCGAATCTCGATTTAACGGAAACAGCCATTAAAGTGAACAAGCTGATGGCCTCACTCATGCCCATTATGATGATTCTCCTTAACTTGACGACCGTGGCGATTATCTGGTTCGGCGGTATCCGCATTGATAACGGCCATATGCAGGTCGGAGATTTGATGGCCTTCATTCAATATGCGATGCAAATCATGTTCTCGCTTATCATGGTTTCGATGATGTTCGTGATGATTCCGCGCGCCTCCGTTTCGGCGGGCCGTATAAGTGAAGTTCTTGGACTGACAGCGGATATAAGCGATCCGGAAAGGCCGATGGAGCCAATGGCCGGACGGGGGCTCGTCGAGTTCAAGGACGTAACTTTCCGTTACCCTGGCGCCGAACTCCCGGTCTTGTCGAATATTTCATTTACAATGAGGCCGGGTGAGACGACGGCGGTCATAGGCGGGACTGGTTCCGGCAAGTCGACCCTCGTCAATTTGCTGCCGCGATTTTATGATATCGAAACCGGCCAGATTCTCATTGATGGTGTTGATATCCGTGAGATGAAGCAGGAAGACGCCAGGAGCCGCATTGGCTTTGTTCCACAGCAGGCTGTCCTGTTCTCGGGAACGATTGCCGAAAATATCCGCTTCGGGAAAGAAGACGCCACCGATGAGGAAATCCGCTATGCGGCCAAGATTGCCCAGGCGGAGGATTTTATTGAAGAGATGCCGGATGGCTATGATTCTGTCATTTCCCAGGGCGGGACAAATGTTTCCGGCGGACAAAAGCAAAGGCTGGCGATAGCCAGGGCTCTTGTCAGAAGACCTGAAATCTATGTGTTTGATGACAGTTTTTCAGCCCTTGATTTTAAAACGGATTCGAAGCTGAGAGAGGCATTGAAAAATGAGACAAAAGACTCTTCGGTGCTAATTGTTGCCCAGCGGGTGAGCACGATCATGGATGCTGACCAGATCATTGTCCTTGATGAGGGCGAAATCGCTGGCATCGGCAAACATAAAGAACTGCTGGAGACAAACAAGATTTACCGGGAGATTGTCATGTCGCAGCTTTCCGAGGAGGAGATTGCCTGA
- a CDS encoding MIP/aquaporin family protein has translation MSAFMGELVGTMILIVFGAGIGAGSTLKKSYSNNAGWIVITISWGLAVTMAVFAVGSISGAHLNPAVTLALAVNGSFPWADVPGYMAAQVVGAILGAMLVFLHYLPHWKETPDPAAKLGVFATGPAIPNTFANLFSEIFGTFILMLGLLFIGANKFTEGLNPIVVGMLIVAIGMSLGGTTGYAINPARDLGPRIAHFLLPIPGKGGSNWKYAWIPVVGPLLGGSLGTVFYKFFFLEKINGVSWVILGLVAGILLVTFVYSKTQTAKFRTSGKPAKAI, from the coding sequence ATGTCAGCATTTATGGGAGAGTTGGTTGGAACGATGATTCTAATTGTATTCGGGGCTGGAATTGGAGCGGGATCCACCTTGAAAAAGTCGTATTCCAACAATGCAGGATGGATTGTCATCACAATTTCGTGGGGGCTTGCGGTGACAATGGCGGTTTTTGCAGTTGGTTCAATAAGCGGGGCGCATTTAAATCCTGCTGTAACTTTGGCGCTTGCGGTTAATGGATCATTCCCTTGGGCAGATGTCCCTGGCTATATGGCGGCTCAAGTTGTTGGAGCTATCTTGGGAGCAATGCTAGTATTCTTGCATTATTTGCCGCATTGGAAGGAAACCCCTGACCCAGCGGCAAAATTAGGGGTCTTTGCCACAGGACCGGCCATACCAAATACTTTTGCAAATTTATTCAGCGAGATTTTCGGAACATTTATTCTTATGCTTGGACTTTTGTTTATTGGGGCAAATAAGTTTACTGAGGGGCTTAACCCCATCGTAGTCGGTATGCTGATCGTTGCCATTGGTATGTCGCTTGGCGGAACTACAGGCTATGCAATCAACCCTGCGCGTGACTTGGGTCCGAGAATTGCCCACTTTCTCCTTCCGATTCCGGGTAAAGGGGGCTCTAATTGGAAGTATGCTTGGATTCCAGTCGTTGGCCCGCTTCTAGGTGGATCATTAGGAACAGTTTTTTATAAGTTTTTCTTTTTGGAAAAAATCAATGGAGTTTCATGGGTGATACTTGGGCTGGTTGCAGGTATACTTTTGGTAACATTTGTTTATAGCAAAACACAGACAGCTAAATTCAGAACAAGCGGCAAGCCGGCAAAAGCAATTTAA
- a CDS encoding glycerol-3-phosphate dehydrogenase/oxidase, with the protein MLSNVNRPDIKSKLKETVYDLLVIGGGITGAGIALDSTTRGLKTALVDMQDFSAGTSSRSTKLVHGGLRYLKQLDVKVVAEVGKERAIVYENGPHVTTPEWMLLPFHKGGTFGSFTTSIGLLVYDFLAGVKKKERRTMLSKEQTLAKEPLIKKHGLKGGGYYVEYRTDDARLTIEVLKAAIEKGATALNYTKVVDLVTDKGRITGVQVEDQLTGETYKVKAKKVINAAGPWVDTIREKDGSKKGKTLILSKGVHIVIDSSRFPLKQAVYFDTKDKRMIFAIPRDGKTYIGTTDTFYHEDMSNPIMTDADYDYLIEQVNFMFPEVKATKKDIESSWAGIRPLIHEEGKNPSEISRKDEIWESPSGLITIAGGKLTGYRKMAETIVDLIAEKLRHEEGGRSFKSCQTKHLPISGGDFGGSDNFAPFVNSKIDKGKELGLAAEDARHLALFYGSNVDIVFDLLNSHRLEAERLGLPLPLFSKLIYGIQYEMIATPVDFYFRRTGDLLFNIDSVMKYKQTVIDYMGEKLGWSLNEKEKHENELEKELAEATALAM; encoded by the coding sequence ATGTTATCGAATGTGAATCGACCGGATATTAAATCAAAATTGAAGGAGACCGTCTATGACCTGCTTGTAATTGGGGGAGGGATTACAGGAGCCGGTATAGCTTTGGATTCCACAACAAGAGGATTGAAGACAGCACTTGTTGATATGCAAGACTTCTCGGCAGGAACATCCAGCCGTTCCACCAAGCTTGTTCATGGAGGGTTAAGGTATTTAAAGCAACTTGATGTGAAAGTTGTAGCAGAAGTAGGAAAGGAAAGGGCCATTGTTTATGAAAACGGCCCACATGTAACGACTCCTGAGTGGATGCTGCTTCCTTTCCATAAGGGCGGTACTTTCGGAAGTTTCACTACCTCTATTGGGCTTCTTGTCTATGACTTTTTGGCAGGGGTAAAGAAAAAGGAAAGAAGAACAATGTTATCAAAAGAGCAAACCTTGGCTAAAGAGCCCCTTATAAAAAAGCATGGGCTTAAGGGCGGGGGATATTATGTTGAATATCGGACAGATGATGCAAGACTTACTATTGAAGTGCTTAAAGCGGCAATCGAAAAGGGTGCAACAGCACTAAATTATACAAAAGTGGTCGATCTTGTTACAGACAAAGGCCGTATTACAGGAGTCCAGGTAGAAGATCAGTTGACTGGTGAAACCTACAAGGTAAAAGCAAAAAAAGTCATAAATGCAGCTGGACCGTGGGTAGATACCATTCGTGAAAAGGATGGTTCCAAGAAGGGGAAAACTCTGATTCTGTCCAAAGGGGTCCATATTGTTATTGACTCATCAAGATTTCCTTTAAAGCAGGCGGTATATTTTGATACGAAAGACAAAAGGATGATTTTTGCCATACCACGGGACGGAAAAACCTATATTGGAACAACTGACACCTTCTATCATGAAGATATGTCCAATCCGATAATGACCGATGCGGATTATGATTATCTGATTGAGCAAGTAAATTTTATGTTCCCGGAAGTAAAAGCAACGAAAAAGGATATCGAATCAAGCTGGGCTGGTATCCGGCCGCTTATCCATGAAGAAGGCAAGAACCCTTCGGAAATTTCTAGGAAAGATGAGATTTGGGAATCGCCTTCAGGCCTTATCACGATAGCGGGAGGGAAGCTAACTGGATACCGTAAAATGGCGGAAACGATTGTTGACTTGATTGCAGAAAAACTTCGACATGAAGAAGGCGGGAGAAGCTTTAAATCTTGCCAAACGAAGCATCTGCCTATTTCAGGAGGTGACTTCGGAGGTTCAGATAATTTCGCTCCATTTGTCAATTCAAAAATCGATAAAGGGAAAGAACTTGGCCTTGCCGCTGAGGATGCAAGGCATTTAGCCCTTTTCTACGGTTCTAATGTAGATATTGTCTTTGATTTGCTGAATAGCCATCGGCTGGAAGCCGAGAGGCTAGGGCTGCCTCTGCCGCTCTTTTCTAAACTGATTTATGGAATTCAGTATGAAATGATTGCTACCCCTGTTGATTTTTATTTCAGAAGGACAGGAGATCTTCTCTTCAACATAGATTCAGTCATGAAATACAAACAAACAGTTATAGATTATATGGGAGAAAAGCTCGGGTGGTCACTTAATGAAAAAGAAAAACACGAGAACGAACTAGAAAAAGAATTGGCAGAAGCAACTGCATTGGCAATGTAG
- a CDS encoding amino acid ABC transporter substrate-binding protein produces the protein MKRLGMVVFLISALFMVLTGCSGSSTSGKGKGDTLVIGIDDKFAPMGFRDENNKLVGFDIDYAKAAAEQMGMKAKFQPIDWKTKESELSSGRIDLIWNGYTITDDRKKKVLFTKPYLENAQVVVTLADSKIGKLADLEGKVVGLQSLSSASDALDANPVKSKVKDVTEFADNVMALNDLKSGRLDAVVIDEVVIDYYMTKEEGTFKVLDEALAPEQYGIGVKKGNEELLEKLQKALDKMNENGKAAEVSNKWFGEDKILK, from the coding sequence ATGAAACGTCTTGGGATGGTAGTCTTTTTAATTTCTGCACTGTTTATGGTACTGACTGGATGTTCGGGCAGCTCGACTTCCGGCAAGGGGAAAGGCGATACACTCGTCATTGGAATTGATGATAAATTTGCGCCGATGGGTTTCCGTGATGAAAACAACAAATTAGTCGGCTTCGATATTGATTATGCGAAAGCGGCAGCAGAGCAAATGGGCATGAAGGCAAAATTCCAGCCAATCGACTGGAAAACAAAAGAGTCCGAACTGAGCAGCGGACGGATTGACCTGATTTGGAACGGTTACACTATTACCGATGACCGGAAGAAGAAAGTTCTTTTTACAAAACCATATCTTGAAAATGCCCAAGTGGTCGTCACTTTAGCTGATTCGAAAATTGGCAAGCTTGCAGATCTTGAAGGCAAGGTAGTCGGATTGCAATCACTATCTTCAGCGTCTGACGCGCTTGATGCCAACCCGGTAAAATCCAAAGTAAAAGACGTCACAGAGTTTGCCGACAATGTCATGGCGCTTAATGATCTGAAGAGCGGACGTCTTGATGCGGTAGTCATTGATGAAGTGGTCATTGATTACTACATGACAAAAGAAGAAGGCACCTTTAAAGTCCTTGATGAAGCACTCGCTCCCGAGCAATACGGAATCGGCGTGAAAAAAGGAAATGAAGAATTGCTTGAAAAGCTCCAAAAAGCCCTCGATAAAATGAACGAGAACGGCAAAGCCGCCGAAGTTTCAAACAAGTGGTTCGGGGAAGATAAGATACTAAAATAA
- a CDS encoding ABC transporter ATP-binding protein, with protein MSNERQNQKHGPGPRGGFGPGGMGMPVQKAKDFKGTLKRLMGYLKPFKFQLLAVLLTAIISTIFSIVSPKIMGKATTKLFEGLMMKRNRVPGAEIDFEYIGHIILILIGLYVISAAFAYLMQYIMAGVAQKTVYSLRKEVEAKLNRLPLKYFDSRTHGEVLSRAINDVDNISSTLQQSLTQAITSFVTIIGVIIMMLTISPLMTLIVVATLPLSVAGIAKIAKKSQQYFMGQQKSLGMLNGHVEEMYTGHKITKVFGHEQKSQEKFEKINEELYESAWKAQFVSGMIMPIMSFINNIGYVLVSAVGGILVMKKTIEIGDIQAFIQYARQFSQPVAQTAQIANIIQSTIASAERVFEILDETEEVPEASNALELLDAEGEVEFRNVSFGYKENEMLIENMNIKAKPGQKVAIVGPTGAGKTTLINLLMRFYEVNSGEILIDGVNIASLKRSNLRSLFGMVLQDTWLFNSTIRDNIAYGKEGATETEIIDAAKAANADHFIRTLPDGYDTILNEEASNISQGQRQLLTIARAVLADPDILILDEATSSVDTRTEAQIQKAMDHLMKGRTSFVIAHRLSTIRNADLILVMNHGSVIEQGRHEELLEKGGFYADLYNSQFGGSAKSAS; from the coding sequence ATGAGCAACGAACGACAAAATCAGAAGCACGGCCCCGGACCCCGAGGTGGATTCGGCCCCGGCGGGATGGGCATGCCAGTCCAGAAGGCAAAGGACTTCAAGGGGACATTAAAGAGATTGATGGGCTATTTGAAGCCGTTTAAATTCCAACTCCTGGCCGTACTTCTCACAGCCATCATCAGTACGATTTTTTCAATCGTCAGCCCGAAAATCATGGGGAAGGCGACAACGAAGCTTTTTGAAGGCCTGATGATGAAAAGGAACCGTGTGCCGGGAGCTGAGATAGATTTCGAATATATCGGACACATCATCCTGATCCTGATTGGCCTGTATGTGATCAGTGCCGCCTTCGCCTATCTGATGCAGTATATTATGGCCGGAGTGGCGCAAAAAACAGTGTATAGCCTGAGGAAGGAAGTCGAAGCGAAACTTAACCGCCTGCCGCTGAAGTATTTCGATTCACGGACACACGGGGAAGTACTGAGCCGCGCCATTAATGACGTCGACAATATCAGTTCAACCCTCCAGCAAAGCCTGACCCAGGCAATCACTTCTTTTGTGACGATTATTGGCGTCATTATCATGATGCTTACCATCAGCCCGCTGATGACCCTGATTGTTGTCGCGACCCTGCCGCTCAGTGTGGCCGGTATCGCCAAAATCGCCAAGAAATCACAGCAATACTTTATGGGACAGCAAAAGTCGCTTGGCATGCTGAATGGGCATGTGGAAGAAATGTACACCGGCCATAAGATTACGAAAGTATTCGGCCATGAACAGAAATCGCAGGAGAAGTTTGAAAAGATTAACGAAGAGCTTTATGAGTCCGCGTGGAAAGCCCAGTTTGTTTCGGGCATGATCATGCCGATCATGTCATTTATCAACAACATCGGCTATGTGCTTGTCTCGGCAGTCGGCGGCATCCTCGTCATGAAAAAGACGATAGAAATCGGTGATATTCAGGCGTTTATCCAATATGCAAGGCAGTTCTCCCAGCCGGTAGCCCAGACAGCCCAGATTGCGAACATTATCCAGTCGACCATTGCCAGTGCGGAGCGTGTCTTTGAAATTCTCGACGAAACCGAGGAAGTTCCCGAAGCATCAAATGCTCTTGAACTGCTCGATGCGGAAGGGGAAGTTGAATTCCGCAACGTTTCCTTCGGCTATAAAGAGAATGAAATGTTAATAGAAAATATGAATATCAAAGCCAAACCGGGCCAGAAAGTGGCGATAGTCGGGCCGACGGGCGCCGGCAAAACCACGCTGATCAATTTATTGATGCGTTTCTATGAGGTCAATTCAGGTGAAATCCTTATCGACGGTGTCAATATCGCCAGCTTGAAGCGGAGCAATCTCAGAAGCCTGTTCGGGATGGTCCTTCAGGATACATGGCTGTTCAATAGTACCATCAGGGATAATATTGCCTACGGAAAGGAAGGGGCGACGGAAACGGAAATCATTGATGCCGCGAAGGCCGCGAATGCGGACCACTTCATCCGGACGCTTCCTGACGGCTATGACACAATCCTGAACGAAGAAGCGTCGAATATTTCCCAGGGACAAAGGCAGCTGCTGACAATTGCCCGGGCAGTCCTGGCTGATCCTGATATTTTGATTTTGGATGAAGCGACGAGCAGTGTCGATACACGGACAGAAGCCCAAATCCAGAAAGCGATGGATCACTTGATGAAAGGGCGTACCAGCTTTGTCATCGCCCACAGGCTTTCCACTATCCGGAATGCTGACCTGATCCTTGTCATGAATCATGGGTCAGTCATCGAACAGGGCAGACATGAAGAATTACTTGAAAAAGGCGGCTTTTATGCTGATCTGTATAATAGCCAATTTGGCGGCAGCGCAAAAAGCGCAAGCTAA
- a CDS encoding MarR family winged helix-turn-helix transcriptional regulator: MAQFDSETAQKLINTFMQFRKTGWHTKKIAGFNPSEFKMMAVIKQGMSEGNGVMKVSEISQKLHVTPPTVTQLINVLEKDGFVERTIDPDDRRAVKIRLTEKGLEVTDQARKAFREKFLGLIDHLGEEDSLKLAELLTKVNEYFLDRK; this comes from the coding sequence TTGGCTCAATTCGACAGTGAAACTGCGCAAAAGCTAATTAATACATTCATGCAGTTCAGGAAAACTGGCTGGCATACGAAGAAGATTGCCGGCTTTAACCCGAGTGAGTTCAAAATGATGGCTGTGATCAAGCAGGGGATGAGTGAAGGGAATGGCGTAATGAAAGTTTCAGAAATTAGCCAGAAACTCCATGTTACCCCTCCAACTGTCACGCAGCTTATAAATGTCCTGGAAAAGGACGGTTTTGTGGAACGGACAATCGACCCGGATGACAGGCGAGCTGTAAAAATCAGACTGACTGAAAAGGGATTGGAAGTAACCGACCAGGCAAGAAAGGCATTCCGTGAGAAATTCCTCGGACTCATTGACCATCTTGGTGAGGAAGACAGCCTAAAGCTTGCTGAACTATTGACGAAAGTAAATGAGTATTTCTTAGACCGTAAGTAA